In one window of Myxococcus virescens DNA:
- a CDS encoding CotH kinase family protein yields MRTFRYKSRTALLALTISLSACREDVPPAPPVPPIDDPREEQSVPYVSIDGMDNASGLLRGTIQGQGDIRAVEVHVDGVLLGWAEVNGDQWSIQWLPGAAMHSIEVVAHDGSGTPARASLALQPLDFATPHALYQPPSLLTLPTSESATTRYTLDGSTPTANSPIYTSPLVLMRSQGEPAPLSLIPTNPPETPVEWRWLPPRGPVGRAAVVRFQQFQDATPVGASGTRSYLIDKSHGPLPVMSLTVDAEHFFGFEHGIYVPGRIHAEDPRPDWMWGNGNYHQSGKDWERPLHVEWFEVNGQPVISQGAGVRIHGSGSAALPHKSLRLYAKEDYGPKTFRAAVFPDETLDEYTRLIVRTSGQDLLYSKIRDCALQGLLRETALHLQACRPTVLYINGEYWGLHELRERYDEYYLASRHGIDRKKVAILELDGVLDTGEEGDESHYLALLDFVRNNDLSLPENLSHVESMMDVDDFIDYQIAEIFFANLDWPHNNVKFWRYVEPDAEGPVAKDGRWRWLLYDLDGAFLGDADYDSLARVLTDETLPEWSVLLIRKLLTNADFKSRFVSRFQWHLDNTFREERVTAHLESLTDLVAAEIPAHIERWGYPVSVESWRYYVDAMRDYATQRPTHVRQHLEASFGPF; encoded by the coding sequence TTGAGGACCTTTCGTTACAAGTCCCGCACGGCGCTATTGGCGCTCACGATTTCACTGTCCGCCTGCCGTGAGGATGTCCCGCCGGCGCCACCCGTGCCGCCCATTGACGACCCGCGGGAGGAGCAATCCGTTCCGTACGTGTCCATTGATGGCATGGACAACGCGTCTGGCCTTCTGCGGGGCACCATCCAGGGGCAGGGCGACATCAGGGCCGTGGAAGTCCACGTGGACGGCGTGCTGCTCGGCTGGGCCGAGGTGAATGGTGACCAGTGGAGCATCCAATGGCTGCCCGGCGCGGCGATGCACTCCATCGAGGTGGTGGCCCATGACGGCTCGGGCACTCCGGCCCGCGCGTCGTTGGCGCTCCAGCCATTGGATTTCGCCACGCCGCACGCGCTCTACCAGCCCCCGTCCCTGCTGACGCTGCCCACGAGCGAGTCCGCGACGACGCGCTACACGCTGGATGGCTCGACGCCGACGGCCAACTCGCCCATCTACACCTCGCCGCTGGTCCTGATGCGTTCACAGGGCGAGCCCGCGCCCCTGTCCCTCATCCCCACGAATCCGCCGGAGACGCCGGTGGAGTGGCGATGGCTGCCGCCTCGCGGGCCGGTGGGCCGCGCCGCCGTGGTGCGGTTCCAGCAGTTCCAGGACGCCACGCCCGTGGGCGCCTCCGGCACGCGGAGCTATCTCATCGACAAGTCACATGGTCCGTTGCCGGTGATGTCGCTGACGGTGGACGCGGAGCACTTCTTCGGCTTCGAGCACGGCATCTATGTCCCCGGGCGGATCCACGCGGAGGACCCCAGGCCGGACTGGATGTGGGGCAACGGCAACTATCACCAGAGCGGCAAGGACTGGGAGCGCCCCCTCCACGTGGAGTGGTTCGAGGTGAACGGCCAGCCGGTGATTTCGCAGGGGGCGGGCGTGCGCATCCACGGCTCGGGCAGCGCGGCGCTGCCGCACAAGAGCCTGCGCCTGTACGCGAAGGAGGACTATGGGCCGAAGACGTTCCGCGCGGCGGTGTTCCCCGATGAGACACTGGACGAGTACACGCGGCTCATCGTCCGCACGTCGGGACAGGACCTGCTGTATTCCAAGATTCGCGACTGCGCGCTCCAGGGACTGCTGCGGGAGACGGCGCTGCACCTGCAGGCCTGCCGCCCCACCGTCTTGTACATCAACGGCGAGTACTGGGGCCTGCACGAGCTGCGCGAGCGGTATGACGAGTACTACCTCGCGTCGCGCCACGGCATTGACCGCAAGAAGGTGGCCATCCTGGAGCTGGACGGGGTGCTCGACACTGGCGAGGAGGGCGACGAGTCGCACTACCTGGCGCTGCTGGACTTCGTCCGGAACAACGACCTCTCGTTGCCGGAGAACCTGTCCCACGTGGAGTCGATGATGGATGTGGACGACTTCATCGACTATCAAATCGCGGAGATCTTCTTCGCGAACCTCGACTGGCCCCACAACAACGTCAAGTTCTGGCGGTACGTGGAGCCAGATGCCGAGGGGCCCGTCGCGAAGGACGGCCGCTGGCGTTGGCTGCTCTACGATTTGGACGGGGCCTTCCTCGGCGACGCGGATTACGACTCACTGGCCCGGGTGCTGACGGATGAAACGCTCCCGGAGTGGTCTGTGCTGCTCATCCGTAAGCTGCTGACGAACGCGGACTTCAAGAGCCGCTTCGTGTCGCGCTTCCAATGGCACCTGGACAACACCTTCCGCGAGGAGCGCGTGACGGCACACCTGGAGTCGCTCACCGACCTGGTCGCCGCGGAGATTCCCGCGCACATCGAGCGTTGGGGCTATCCAGTGTCCGTGGAGTCGTGGCGATACTACGTGGACGCGATGCGCGACTACGCCACGCAGCGGCCCACGCACGTGCGCCAGCACCTGGAAGCGAGCTTCGGTCCCTTCTAG
- a CDS encoding SPFH domain-containing protein, whose product MGIFDSIKGETKRNFIARADSAKGDIIYKYPENNVRMLTQLTVDADEVALFVKDGKVEGKLGPGRHSLDTNNIPFLSRLIEGFTGGNLFISEIFFVSTREFAGVKFGGPIGDVRDPETGLGIGTMVYGDFSIRVTDPERLVVGLVGMGRTGNDELLGWFKNQVLKVTRDRIAELLVKKRWPLLDVTSGAYTEEIETEVISGLKPHVDGYGLTVVRMGNFHVSIKEEDEATLKKLGKDVAYSRLAGGFQQYAQGQAMLGAAEGMAKGGNGGGGAGNALGGMGMGMGFGMAQQFMNQQQHQQRPPEPAPAAPPADTRSPAQRLKEIKELKDAGVLSDEEYNAKRAELMKLL is encoded by the coding sequence ATGGGTATCTTCGACAGCATCAAGGGTGAGACGAAGCGCAACTTCATCGCCCGGGCGGACTCGGCGAAGGGCGACATCATCTACAAGTATCCGGAGAACAACGTCCGGATGCTGACCCAGCTCACCGTCGATGCGGACGAGGTCGCCCTCTTCGTGAAGGACGGCAAGGTGGAGGGCAAGCTGGGGCCCGGCCGTCACTCACTGGACACGAACAACATCCCGTTCCTGTCCCGCCTCATCGAAGGCTTCACGGGCGGCAACCTCTTCATCTCCGAAATCTTCTTCGTCTCCACCCGGGAGTTCGCCGGCGTGAAGTTCGGCGGCCCCATCGGTGACGTGCGCGACCCGGAGACGGGCCTGGGCATCGGCACCATGGTGTACGGCGACTTCTCCATCCGTGTGACGGACCCTGAGCGCCTGGTGGTGGGCCTGGTGGGCATGGGCCGCACCGGCAACGACGAGCTGCTCGGTTGGTTCAAGAACCAGGTGCTGAAGGTGACGCGCGACCGCATCGCGGAGCTGCTCGTCAAGAAGCGCTGGCCGCTGCTCGACGTGACGAGCGGCGCGTACACCGAGGAGATCGAGACCGAGGTCATCTCCGGGCTCAAGCCCCACGTGGACGGCTACGGCCTCACCGTGGTGCGGATGGGCAACTTCCACGTCTCCATCAAGGAGGAGGACGAGGCGACGCTGAAGAAGCTGGGCAAGGACGTGGCGTACTCGCGTCTGGCCGGTGGCTTCCAGCAGTACGCGCAGGGCCAGGCGATGCTCGGCGCGGCCGAGGGCATGGCCAAGGGCGGTAACGGCGGTGGTGGCGCGGGCAACGCGCTGGGCGGCATGGGCATGGGCATGGGCTTTGGCATGGCCCAGCAGTTCATGAACCAGCAGCAGCACCAGCAGCGGCCTCCGGAGCCCGCGCCCGCGGCGCCCCCGGCGGACACGCGCAGCCCCGCGCAGCGCCTGAAGGAAATCAAGGAGCTGAAGGACGCGGGCGTCCTCAGTGACGAGGAGTACAATGCGAAGCGCGCGGAGCTGATGAAGCTCCTGTAG
- a CDS encoding ABC transporter permease subunit — MAFRPKRALAVFWKDFLDLRKNVGLVVSMMVLPAVMVLVPIGVVWTYVRTPDHADLRSVALFYDPTLPLGASAARFLIDKTLTDWFGMFLVMPVFVPILIASQSVAGEKERRTLEPLLASPVTAAELVTGKSLAALVPSVAITWTAFVLFCVGVDIVAWPLVKMPLMPNALWTFGVFVIAPLFAFFGNGVAVLISARVSEARMAQQLSALVVLPIVGMVGGQVAGVLKAGFGYYLLQGAVVLVLDALLLWASIRLLDRERLVSRWG, encoded by the coding sequence ATGGCGTTCCGTCCGAAGCGGGCCCTGGCGGTGTTCTGGAAGGACTTCCTGGACCTGCGAAAGAACGTGGGCCTGGTGGTGTCCATGATGGTGCTCCCGGCCGTCATGGTGCTGGTGCCCATTGGCGTGGTGTGGACGTACGTGCGCACGCCGGACCACGCGGACCTGCGCAGCGTGGCGCTTTTCTACGACCCCACGTTGCCGTTGGGCGCCAGCGCCGCGCGCTTCCTCATCGACAAGACGCTCACCGACTGGTTCGGCATGTTCCTGGTGATGCCGGTGTTCGTGCCCATCCTCATCGCGTCCCAGAGCGTGGCGGGGGAGAAGGAGCGGCGCACGCTGGAGCCGCTCCTGGCTTCGCCCGTGACGGCGGCGGAGCTGGTGACGGGCAAGAGCCTGGCGGCGTTGGTGCCGTCCGTGGCGATTACGTGGACGGCGTTCGTCCTGTTCTGCGTGGGCGTGGACATCGTCGCGTGGCCGCTGGTGAAGATGCCGCTGATGCCCAACGCGCTGTGGACCTTCGGCGTGTTCGTCATCGCGCCGCTGTTCGCCTTCTTCGGCAACGGGGTGGCGGTGCTCATCTCCGCCCGGGTGAGCGAGGCGCGCATGGCCCAGCAGTTGTCAGCGCTGGTGGTGCTGCCCATCGTGGGCATGGTGGGTGGGCAGGTGGCGGGCGTGCTCAAGGCGGGCTTCGGCTACTACCTGCTCCAGGGCGCGGTGGTGCTGGTGCTGGACGCCCTCCTGCTGTGGGCCAGTATCCGCCTGTTGGACCGCGAGCGGCTGGTGAGCCGCTGGGGCTAG
- a CDS encoding ABC transporter ATP-binding protein yields the protein MSGIHVQDLGKRFGDRVAVEALSFHVRPGEVFGLLGPNGAGKTTTVRMLTGLLQPTEGEATVWGHRVDRDGEPLRKVVGLLTEQPGLYDRLTARENLRFFMKLHELDEAAAWPRARHYLERFGLGGREEEPVGGFSKGMRQKLAIVRTLVHDPKVIFLDEPTSGLDPESARTVRDAVAELASEGRTIVLCSHNLAEVERLCERVAVVKRRLLAMGPVRELRHAGQALEVRVEGEAERFCVALAQLPFAPNVLAEGPKLRVMLADDAQAPDVVACLVGAGARVHSAVPTQRPLEEVYLELLREGRG from the coding sequence TTGAGCGGCATCCACGTCCAGGACCTGGGCAAGCGCTTCGGAGACCGGGTGGCCGTGGAGGCGTTGTCCTTCCACGTGCGGCCCGGCGAGGTATTCGGCCTGCTGGGGCCCAACGGCGCGGGGAAGACGACCACGGTGCGCATGCTCACGGGGCTGCTTCAGCCCACCGAGGGCGAGGCCACCGTGTGGGGCCACCGGGTGGACCGCGACGGCGAGCCGCTGCGCAAGGTGGTGGGCCTGCTCACCGAGCAGCCCGGCCTCTACGACAGGCTCACCGCGCGAGAGAACCTGCGCTTCTTCATGAAGCTGCACGAGTTGGATGAAGCCGCGGCCTGGCCTCGGGCCCGGCACTACCTGGAGCGCTTCGGGTTGGGTGGGCGCGAGGAGGAGCCGGTGGGCGGCTTCTCCAAGGGGATGCGGCAGAAGCTGGCCATCGTCCGGACGCTGGTGCACGACCCGAAGGTCATCTTCCTGGACGAGCCCACCAGCGGCTTGGACCCGGAGTCGGCGCGCACCGTGCGCGACGCCGTGGCGGAGCTGGCGTCGGAGGGGCGCACCATCGTCCTGTGCTCGCACAACCTGGCGGAGGTGGAGCGCCTGTGCGAGCGCGTGGCGGTGGTGAAGCGCCGCCTGCTGGCCATGGGCCCGGTTCGCGAGCTGCGGCACGCGGGGCAGGCGCTGGAGGTGCGCGTGGAGGGGGAGGCGGAGCGCTTTTGTGTCGCGCTGGCCCAGCTGCCCTTCGCGCCCAACGTGCTGGCCGAAGGGCCGAAGCTGCGCGTGATGTTGGCGGACGATGCGCAGGCGCCCGACGTGGTGGCGTGCCTGGTGGGAGCGGGCGCGCGGGTGCACAGCGCGGTGCCCACGCAGCGTCCCCTGGAAGAGGTCTATCTGGAGCTGCTGCGCGAGGGGAGGGGGTAG
- a CDS encoding ArnT family glycosyltransferase, with protein sequence MESEVEQQREQTFVEAILGKDFFQAKWAKRWLELSLSLRVVTATAGFAALLFLPYLGAVGLWDPWETHYGEVARMMIVRQDYVYPFWENSWFFSKPPLTMWMQALGMNVVGAANPGGMLGRYTEWGMRMPFALLSITAVALLSLAVARVVSRRAGLATGFVLATMPLYFLLTRQTVTDTPFVTTFICAMACALIGQLDATTKHRAAWWYGFYFFAGLSALAKGLLGVGLPAVILVLYAALSVIPWDSDSLDAHLKWLTQSRFRKDVREGRQPMPVLWGQMFKMHLGTGILVFFAVAGPWYLTLSLFGSVDDEGKLFWYRFFVHDHLNRLTAGVHTTTPGGTFIYFIEQGGFAIFPWVALLPGAFAVVARLKLRSEKAADHLAIIAVLWVAFSFWLLSSSATKFHHYVFPVLPGVAVLLALFIDRLWEEGISAHAVSLIFGFMLFVLVGKNIAENPKIFTDLFVYNYDRTYPQDLVTKPIAFFTSRPLWTGDLVTLVLLAFGVYLSFDAFSAKGRARTTPSARAVALMLLLGGVATLGAVSAQAQVSAKALVGVAVLAVAGYLAWESMRPGAEGRASIQTLAGVLAVVGIAFAVRGFRQPAAEDSLLKALSEPVNVKKTLGFTFAVAGGMAVVASLMRARAMLFGTFWVLAAGMALWFNWNHWVDLSHHWTQRDLFWRYYAQRQAGEPIVAYMMNWRGETFYSQNTVEQYRVSDANARMRALAQRPGREWALVEHNRLNLLRTAVGSDKVVTPVDRDINNKFVLVTID encoded by the coding sequence GTGGAGAGCGAAGTCGAACAGCAGCGGGAGCAGACCTTCGTCGAGGCCATCCTCGGCAAGGACTTCTTCCAGGCGAAGTGGGCGAAGCGGTGGCTGGAGCTGTCCCTCAGTCTGCGCGTCGTGACGGCCACGGCGGGCTTCGCGGCCCTGCTCTTCCTTCCCTACCTGGGCGCGGTGGGGCTCTGGGACCCCTGGGAGACGCATTACGGCGAAGTCGCGCGGATGATGATTGTCCGCCAGGACTACGTGTACCCCTTCTGGGAAAACTCGTGGTTCTTCTCCAAGCCGCCGCTCACGATGTGGATGCAGGCGCTGGGCATGAACGTGGTGGGCGCGGCGAACCCGGGTGGGATGCTGGGCCGCTATACGGAGTGGGGCATGCGGATGCCCTTCGCGCTCCTGAGCATCACCGCGGTGGCGCTGCTGTCACTGGCGGTGGCGCGCGTGGTGTCCCGGCGCGCGGGATTGGCCACCGGCTTCGTGCTGGCCACGATGCCGCTGTACTTCCTGCTCACGCGGCAGACGGTGACGGACACGCCCTTCGTCACCACCTTCATCTGCGCCATGGCGTGCGCGCTCATCGGCCAGCTGGATGCGACGACGAAGCACCGCGCCGCCTGGTGGTACGGCTTCTATTTCTTCGCCGGCCTGTCCGCGCTGGCCAAGGGCCTGCTGGGTGTGGGCCTGCCCGCCGTCATCCTGGTGCTGTACGCGGCCCTGTCCGTCATCCCCTGGGACAGCGACAGCCTGGACGCGCACTTGAAGTGGCTCACGCAGTCGCGCTTCCGCAAGGACGTGCGCGAGGGCCGTCAGCCCATGCCCGTGCTGTGGGGGCAGATGTTCAAGATGCACCTGGGCACGGGCATCCTGGTGTTCTTCGCGGTGGCGGGCCCCTGGTACCTGACGCTGTCCCTCTTCGGCTCCGTGGACGATGAGGGCAAGCTCTTCTGGTACCGCTTCTTCGTCCACGACCACCTCAATCGCCTCACGGCGGGCGTGCACACCACCACGCCGGGCGGCACGTTCATCTACTTCATCGAGCAGGGTGGCTTCGCCATCTTCCCCTGGGTGGCGCTGCTGCCCGGCGCCTTCGCGGTGGTGGCGCGGCTGAAGCTGCGCTCGGAGAAGGCGGCGGACCACCTGGCCATCATCGCGGTGCTGTGGGTGGCCTTCTCCTTCTGGCTGCTGTCGTCCAGCGCCACCAAGTTCCACCACTACGTCTTCCCGGTGCTGCCGGGCGTGGCCGTCCTCCTGGCGCTCTTCATCGACCGGCTGTGGGAGGAGGGCATCTCCGCGCACGCGGTGAGCCTCATCTTCGGGTTCATGCTCTTCGTCCTGGTGGGGAAGAACATCGCGGAGAACCCGAAGATCTTCACCGACCTGTTCGTCTACAACTACGACCGGACCTATCCGCAGGACCTGGTGACGAAGCCCATCGCGTTCTTCACCTCGCGCCCGCTGTGGACGGGAGATCTGGTGACGCTGGTGCTGCTGGCCTTCGGCGTCTACCTGTCCTTCGATGCCTTCTCCGCGAAGGGGCGGGCCCGGACGACGCCGAGCGCGCGCGCCGTGGCGCTGATGCTGCTCCTGGGCGGCGTGGCGACGCTGGGCGCGGTGAGCGCCCAGGCCCAGGTGTCCGCCAAGGCGCTGGTGGGCGTGGCGGTGCTGGCGGTGGCGGGCTATCTGGCGTGGGAGTCCATGCGGCCGGGCGCGGAAGGCCGCGCGTCGATCCAGACACTGGCCGGCGTGCTGGCGGTGGTGGGCATCGCGTTCGCGGTGCGGGGATTCCGCCAGCCGGCGGCGGAGGACTCGCTGCTCAAGGCGCTGTCGGAGCCCGTCAACGTCAAGAAGACGCTGGGCTTCACCTTCGCGGTGGCGGGCGGCATGGCGGTGGTGGCGTCGCTGATGCGGGCGCGGGCGATGCTGTTCGGCACCTTCTGGGTGCTCGCGGCGGGCATGGCCCTCTGGTTCAACTGGAACCACTGGGTGGACCTGTCCCACCACTGGACGCAGCGCGACCTCTTCTGGCGCTACTACGCGCAGCGTCAGGCGGGCGAGCCCATCGTCGCGTACATGATGAACTGGCGCGGCGAGACGTTCTACTCGCAGAACACGGTGGAGCAGTACCGCGTGTCGGACGCGAACGCGCGCATGCGCGCCCTGGCGCAGCGGCCGGGGCGTGAGTGGGCCCTGGTGGAGCACAACCGGCTCAACCTGCTGCGCACCGCGGTGGGCTCGGACAAGGTCGTCACGCCGGTGGACCGCGACATCAACAACAAGTTCGTCCTGGTGACCATCGATTGA
- a CDS encoding rhomboid family intramembrane serine protease produces the protein MRLGGAPWLTLILATVLVGIHGAARAAGPVGLDTLLRWGAKAGPLVVDTGQVWRLVTAHFLHRDFPHLALNVLVLLAAGSGLERLCRRRDYAALLVAAGLATMAGSLGNSGGVSVGASGLVYACVGALLVLGRRHRAKLPARWMSSEAAVPTVLVFLWMGWTSVGVDNAGHLGGLLAGLLAGVFLEPRWHLDTGWLRPVGMVVAAVVVTGGVVAERSVWRTERDDGFGLSVALPRDWRGDVDGQGRRAFSNGLPGRGRATFSAEAIEAGEPGDGSVQARQFQQEVLVQGAPSPEGRTLNVTGPVAARVGGRSAQRLHAELEGPGGPTHLMALFVPRGEWVYRLVFTWPAAYPAYRAVVDRMVTEVRFDEPSVLREARAKALLVPGAPGPLRALGGVLRRLGLPREAVAPLSESVRLAPAHVETRVELARALLEASRVEEGCHAAAEARVYGPWDTGALEAGVRCELSRGNVARALERLVEARRVDPQDARLRAAELALRTVLEAAPHP, from the coding sequence ATGCGACTTGGGGGGGCGCCCTGGCTCACGTTGATCCTCGCCACCGTGCTGGTGGGCATCCACGGCGCGGCGCGAGCCGCGGGGCCGGTGGGGCTGGACACCCTGCTGCGGTGGGGCGCGAAGGCGGGGCCTCTGGTGGTGGACACGGGCCAGGTCTGGCGGCTCGTCACCGCCCACTTCCTTCACCGGGACTTCCCCCACCTGGCGCTCAATGTCCTGGTGCTGTTGGCGGCGGGAAGCGGCCTGGAGCGGCTGTGCCGGCGCCGGGACTACGCGGCGCTGCTGGTGGCGGCGGGGCTGGCCACCATGGCGGGCTCGCTCGGCAACTCCGGGGGTGTGAGCGTGGGGGCTTCTGGGCTCGTGTACGCCTGCGTCGGTGCGTTGCTCGTCCTGGGCCGGCGTCACCGGGCGAAGCTGCCGGCGCGGTGGATGTCCAGCGAGGCCGCGGTGCCCACGGTGCTCGTCTTCCTCTGGATGGGGTGGACGTCGGTGGGCGTGGACAACGCGGGGCACCTGGGCGGATTGCTCGCGGGGCTGCTGGCGGGCGTCTTCCTGGAGCCGCGCTGGCACCTGGACACAGGCTGGCTGCGCCCGGTGGGGATGGTGGTGGCGGCGGTGGTGGTGACGGGGGGCGTGGTGGCGGAGCGCTCCGTCTGGCGCACGGAGCGGGATGACGGCTTTGGCCTCTCCGTGGCCCTGCCGCGCGACTGGCGGGGCGACGTGGACGGGCAGGGCCGGCGGGCCTTCTCCAACGGACTGCCGGGGCGTGGCCGCGCGACGTTCTCGGCGGAGGCCATCGAGGCGGGAGAGCCAGGAGACGGCTCGGTCCAGGCGCGGCAGTTCCAGCAGGAGGTGCTGGTGCAGGGCGCTCCGAGCCCCGAGGGGCGGACACTGAATGTGACGGGGCCGGTGGCGGCGCGCGTGGGCGGGCGGAGCGCGCAGCGGCTGCATGCGGAGTTGGAGGGGCCAGGGGGGCCCACTCATCTGATGGCGCTCTTCGTGCCACGAGGGGAGTGGGTGTACCGGCTGGTGTTCACCTGGCCCGCGGCGTACCCCGCCTACCGCGCGGTGGTGGACCGGATGGTGACGGAGGTGCGCTTCGACGAGCCGTCCGTCCTGCGCGAGGCGCGGGCCAAAGCGCTGCTCGTTCCGGGGGCGCCGGGACCGCTGCGTGCATTGGGCGGAGTGCTGCGCCGCCTGGGCCTTCCCAGGGAAGCCGTGGCGCCGTTGAGCGAGTCCGTGCGGTTGGCGCCCGCTCATGTGGAGACGCGTGTCGAACTGGCGCGCGCTCTCCTGGAGGCATCGCGGGTGGAGGAAGGGTGTCACGCCGCCGCGGAGGCGCGGGTGTACGGGCCTTGGGACACAGGCGCGCTGGAGGCCGGCGTGCGCTGTGAGCTGTCACGCGGCAACGTCGCGCGGGCCCTGGAGCGCCTGGTGGAAGCGCGCCGGGTGGACCCTCAGGATGCCCGGCTGCGCGCGGCGGAGCTCGCGCTGAGGACGGTGCTGGAGGCTGCGCCGCACCCCTGA
- a CDS encoding FHA domain-containing protein: MLKLIIEDDEGRKTVVPFVRDEITIGRQEGNTIRLTERNVSRRHARLVRLNGHVVVEDLGSYNGTRINGERIAGQSPLKEGDLVQIGDYDLALQAEGAANAVGPITTKVPARRPEPEPEEDDSDDDEPEESEHTPPSLSAADARRHSTSIIRLDQVEADRPRKVVDVPAEDAPRLLVLSPDELKGQEFACIRTELRIGRTDDNDITLDHRSLSRTHAKLVREDAGEWRVIDMQSANGMTVNGESYAQATLATGDIIELGHVKLRFVNAGDASDDVAAGGGSRSKLPLVASLAALLLGGGGGAFWYMNQQGAQPTAPPVIAQTPTPPLDEDPQPTIEEQAAANDTPPTTATAAAQTPETPPPPRGPSMEEQRAVADKAIAARDFDTAVDALERIKDANGQRPRDVETRLDEARAEQLMKRRLDDVRKALGDGKLPEAEEALRESAATKAFAKEYAALKTQVAEAQKKAAPPAAVPTSGTEKAPPAAQSAAAKAQADGFEHIKGLRYRQAIEQLNKCLDLEPTRAECHLYLGSAYANDNQPEKGAVHYKRFLELAPNHAYYERVKGLVESYENPKK; encoded by the coding sequence GTGCTGAAGCTCATCATCGAAGACGACGAGGGGCGCAAGACCGTTGTTCCTTTCGTGCGTGACGAGATCACCATCGGCCGTCAGGAGGGAAACACCATCCGCCTGACGGAACGGAATGTGTCTCGCCGTCACGCACGATTGGTGCGACTCAATGGCCACGTCGTAGTGGAAGACCTGGGTAGCTATAACGGCACCCGGATCAACGGCGAGCGAATCGCGGGTCAGTCGCCCCTGAAAGAGGGTGACCTGGTCCAGATTGGCGACTACGACCTCGCGCTCCAAGCGGAGGGCGCGGCCAACGCCGTAGGCCCCATCACCACCAAAGTGCCCGCCCGCCGGCCGGAGCCCGAGCCGGAGGAGGACGACTCCGACGACGACGAGCCGGAGGAGAGCGAGCACACCCCGCCCTCCCTCAGCGCCGCGGACGCGCGCCGTCACTCCACCTCCATCATCCGGTTGGACCAGGTGGAGGCGGATCGGCCACGCAAGGTGGTGGACGTGCCCGCCGAGGACGCTCCCCGCCTGCTCGTGCTGTCCCCGGACGAGCTCAAGGGCCAGGAGTTCGCCTGCATCCGCACGGAGCTGCGGATCGGCCGCACCGACGACAACGACATCACCTTGGATCATCGGTCGCTGTCGCGCACCCACGCCAAGCTCGTCCGCGAGGACGCGGGCGAGTGGCGCGTCATCGACATGCAGTCCGCCAACGGGATGACGGTCAACGGTGAGAGCTACGCACAGGCCACGCTCGCCACCGGTGACATCATCGAACTGGGGCACGTGAAGCTGCGCTTCGTCAACGCCGGTGACGCGTCGGACGACGTGGCCGCGGGTGGCGGCTCGCGCTCGAAGCTGCCCCTGGTGGCGAGCCTCGCGGCCCTGCTGCTCGGCGGAGGTGGCGGAGCCTTCTGGTACATGAACCAGCAGGGCGCCCAGCCGACGGCGCCTCCCGTCATCGCGCAGACGCCCACGCCCCCTCTGGACGAGGATCCGCAGCCGACCATCGAGGAACAGGCCGCGGCCAACGACACCCCGCCCACGACGGCAACGGCGGCGGCGCAGACGCCTGAAACGCCTCCGCCCCCGCGTGGCCCCTCCATGGAGGAGCAGCGCGCGGTCGCTGACAAGGCGATTGCGGCGCGAGACTTCGACACGGCCGTGGACGCGCTGGAGCGCATCAAGGACGCCAACGGCCAGCGCCCCCGTGACGTGGAGACCCGGCTCGATGAGGCGCGCGCCGAGCAGTTGATGAAGCGGCGGCTCGACGACGTCCGCAAGGCCCTGGGCGACGGCAAGCTGCCGGAGGCCGAGGAAGCCCTGCGCGAGAGCGCCGCCACCAAGGCGTTCGCCAAGGAGTACGCGGCGCTGAAGACGCAGGTCGCCGAGGCCCAGAAGAAGGCGGCTCCCCCCGCCGCGGTTCCCACCTCCGGCACGGAGAAGGCGCCGCCCGCCGCGCAGTCCGCGGCGGCCAAGGCCCAGGCGGACGGCTTCGAGCACATCAAGGGACTGCGCTACCGGCAGGCCATCGAGCAGCTGAACAAGTGCCTCGACCTGGAACCCACCCGCGCCGAGTGCCACCTCTACCTCGGGTCCGCCTACGCGAACGACAACCAGCCCGAGAAGGGCGCGGTTCACTACAAGCGATTCCTGGAACTTGCGCCCAATCACGCGTACTACGAGCGCGTGAAGGGTTTGGTCGAGAGTTACGAGAATCCCAAGAAGTAG
- a CDS encoding response regulator yields MQIRILVVDDEQDNCDYLKLVLTREGYEVVTTTDPTQTVEILRGSDFHLVILDMMMPQMSGTEVLEQIRKYDTDVAVIVATAYPTVDTAVASLKAQASDYVKKPMEPEQFITAVRNALQKKGLSQDPEADLHRAIGRTIRDARKTQELTLKQLARRTGLSVSLLSQIERAESSASISSLYKIASALQLRMGELFGDT; encoded by the coding sequence GTGCAGATTCGCATCCTGGTAGTTGATGATGAGCAGGACAACTGCGACTACCTCAAGCTGGTCCTGACCCGTGAAGGCTACGAGGTGGTGACCACGACGGACCCCACCCAGACGGTGGAAATCCTCCGGGGCTCCGACTTCCACCTCGTCATCCTCGACATGATGATGCCGCAGATGTCGGGCACCGAGGTGCTGGAGCAGATTCGCAAGTACGACACGGACGTGGCCGTCATCGTCGCCACCGCGTACCCCACGGTGGACACGGCGGTGGCCTCGCTCAAGGCGCAGGCTTCCGACTACGTCAAGAAGCCCATGGAGCCGGAGCAGTTCATCACCGCGGTCCGCAACGCCCTCCAGAAGAAGGGCTTGTCCCAGGACCCGGAGGCGGACCTGCACCGCGCCATTGGCCGCACCATCCGCGACGCACGCAAGACGCAGGAGCTCACGCTCAAGCAGCTGGCGCGGCGCACGGGCCTGTCGGTGTCGCTGCTGTCGCAGATTGAGCGCGCGGAGTCCTCCGCCTCCATCTCCTCGCTGTACAAGATTGCCTCGGCGCTGCAGCTGCGCATGGGCGAGCTCTTCGGCGATACCTGA